From the genome of Pan troglodytes isolate AG18354 chromosome 16, NHGRI_mPanTro3-v2.0_pri, whole genome shotgun sequence:
GGCTTGCCCGGGCATGTGAAAGCTGCCGGCTTTCCGGACGCCACGTGCGAACCGGAAGAGACACGCGGGGCTTCAGGTGAGATCCAGGACCCTGCGCCGGGGCGGCGGGGTCGGGCGGGCTGAGGCCGCGTGTCCCGGGTCGCAGGTCCCCGCGCGTTGTTTCCGCCCCGGCCTGCGGCGGGGACGCCTGAACTGGGCTGACCCTGCCCTACCGGCCCGCAGAAAAGCAGGCCGGGCGCCGCCTGTCTCCAGCCCTCGCTCTGCTCGGGGGTCCGGGGCCAGAGGGGACGGCGCTGGTCGTTGGGACTCGGCCCAGCTGCCGCGGCCAGCAAGTGACCAACGCCCGAGTCCTTCCCGGTGAGATCAGGCCTCCCACGCGTCACGCCTGGGAGAACGCCAGCCGGCGGGGAGGTCGTGCCAGGATAGCAGACTTTAGTTGTTGTCGTTGTTCCGTGGACTTTTTAGCAGCACAGGGGACCTTATCGAGCCAGGTTTTTTCAGATTTGGGCGATTATCAGAATTGTGGCTTGAGGGTAGGAGTCGTCCgcgctctttttaaaaatctagattctCAGGCCCCTTTCCCCAAAATAGCAATTAGAACGGTGTGGGAGTGGGCCTGAAAATCAGCCTTTTATCAGATGTCATCTGGTAATTAACTACATTTGGGAAGCCCTTATCTAATTCACAGCCCTCGGTTGATGGTGAAGAGACGTGACTTGCCCCAGATCATCTAGCTACTTAGTGCCAGAGGAGGGTCTAGAACTGCCCTCTGCCCTCCTGATCAGCCAGCAGGTTGGTGGCTCTCATGCCACCGAGGATTCTGACTTCTTGGTTCCTATGGGGCCTTTGCTCCCTTGACTCTGCAGCTGGGACCCTTTCTTTAGGCCAGAACCCCCTCCCTGCCTGAAGGCCGGGTGTCTGACCCCCAGAGCGCTGGGTCCAGGCTAGAGAAAGGCTTGTGTTTGTCCTTGTTGAAAGGGTTGTTTTATCTGAGCGAACTTCTCTCCAGCTTCACTGAGCTACATTTGGGCCCCCAAAGAGGTGTGTCCTTGATGACTGTTGGTTTTGACGTGTCAGCATGTAGCAGGAGGAGCCGCGGACAAAACCCCACAGAGGTAGTGAAGGAATTGGCTTTTAATCAGCTGGAAGCATCGGCAGACTAGCATCTCAAAATCCGAGCTTGTTGAGTGCAcagtttctgtcccttttaaggactcacaacactaaagattttaCATGAAAGGGCCATGATTGATTGAGCAGTCTAGGGGGTATGTGACAGGGACTGCATGCACCGGTAgtcagagtgaaacagaacagaacaagAAATTTCGCAGTGtccttccatacaatgtctgaaaTCTATGGATAACATCGGTTGCTAGGTCATGGGTTGAATTTTAACTATCAGGCTAaggtcaggcaggcccaggcctggttttgggTCTGGTTTTGGGTCTGGTTTTGGGTCTGGTGCGTGGCGCCGGGCTGCCTGCCTTTGGTTTGCTTCCTTGTTtcttcttaaaacaggtactgagtataaaataatatagaacaATATGAGGGGgaggtctctttctctcttctcttaagCAAGGTCAGGGTGTTTGGAAAAGGACTGCTTTCCTCTCTTGAAATAGGAGGCTACAGAGACCTTTTCTCAGATAACTTAATTTCTGGCTTCTTTAAAACCTTGCCAGTAGGATCAGGAAAGCCACCCACCCTACTCCTAGCCTCAGCCCCTCACAGAGAAAGGAGGGGACTATCCACCAGCCCGCTTTCCCAGATTAGTTATTAGCAGGGTGGGCATTGGGCTTCTTAGGCTTTTTTCTCCCATTGCTGGGCTGAGGCAGATTAAGGTTCTGAATTTGTCAGTTCTAAGATGTGACTGTCAATATGAGGAAGTTGGTTACAGTTAAGACCTTTTTAAAAGAGAGACCTTTTCTCCTGGAAAGGATGGGATGAGCAAGCAGGGTGGATGAGTCAGGATGGGTCAGGTCTGGATGAGTCAAGTCAGGATACGGTGCCCTGCCCTAGAGTGTGGGGATTCTTTATGCAAATGCTGGCATCATCAAACCTGGCATTTcacctcaccccccacccccttcccatTTCTCTTAATCTCTGCTGCTACTGCTCAGGTTTTCATCTTCTCCAGACCTCTTTCTACACCCTTCTGAAGAGGACCTGCCACATGCTAGGTCCTAGGCTGGCTGTTGGGGAAGGGACAGAGACAATCAAGGCTCTAACCTGCCTTCTTACAGCTCTGAGGTAGACTGTGTGTACCAATGGACTTTGAAGGGTGTAATAATTCTCAAATTGTGCTATAAGAGCTCAGCACAGAGGGATGAATTTCTTTGCTCCCCAGCTAGACTTAGTGTCCTGAGTCAGGGCTACTGTGGGGTATTTCAGTGACCTCCATAGGTGCCTCTGGGGCTCCCCCACTCACTTGCCCAGTAGAGACCAATTCAGGGGACACCAGATTGGGGTAGGGGTGGCTTGTGGAAGGGCCACCAGAGTAGGAAACAGAAGATGAAATGGTGCAAAGGAGAGAGGAGCGAGGAGCAGTGACTCCAGCATGACCCGCCTTATGCTCTACACCCCAGTGACTTGAGGCTGCTGGTGGGCCCTCTTGCTCCACCCTGGGTTAGTCCTTTTTCAGGCCTTTGCCCCTAACATGGCCACTGATTCTTCTCCCTTCTACCTGGAAGGTTACTGTTGTACATGCACACAGATTtagcctcttccaggaagcctccaGAGAATTGTCCTCCAGCCTGTTTTGCCTCCCTAGCACCTCTGCTTCAGCCCTTAACACACTTTATGCTTGGTTTCTGTCTCCACCATGAAACTAAACTTCTTGGAGTCCAGGATCCACCTGTGCAGCCGCCCAGCATCTGGCACAGTGGAGACCCGAGAGAGCCTCAGTATGGCATTGGCCTGTGCAACCCAGTGGGACAGAGGTTCTTCCAGAAGGGCTTCTGGGTGGTGGCAGAACAGTAGCTGAGTCTGAAAGAGCAGGAGGGCTGTGAGTGGGAAGGGAGGCTGTGGCTTGGGAAAGGGCAGTGAGTCCAGGCGGAGGCTGCCCTGGCCTGAGAAGAGCTGGTTACCAACCACGGGTTAGAGTCTAACCTCTCTGGGAGAAGGAGCAGTGGTTATTGAGCCCCTACTGTTGAGAATACAGGAAGACCCCAACATACATTGTGTCGTTTCCTCTTCACACAGTAGAGGGGGTGGTAGGATCATTTTACATGCCTGAAAACTGAAACTTAGCAGtttaggtaatttacaaagagcTGAGTTAGGCTGAgtatggtggcccacgcctgtaatcccagcactttgggaggccaaggcaggcagatcacctgaggtcaggagtttgagaccagcctgtccaacatggcaaaacgccacctctattaaaaatacaaaaattagccaggcgtggtggtgcatccctgtaatccagctacacaggaggctaaggcaggagaatcgcttgaagccgggaggcggaggttgcagtgagctgagatcacggcactgcactctagcctgggtaacaagaatgaaactccgcctcaaaaaaaaaaaaaaaaaaaagccaagttaaACCCTGctctgcctgacttcaaagcccTAGTTTGTTTGATCTGTTAAAAATGTACTGACTGACTTGGCATAACAAATGAGACAGGCTTTCCAAGCTATGGCCTCAGCTGTTGGGAAGATGCTGGGTTTTGCAAACTCACATGAACATCAGACATTTCCTGTAGCAGCAATGAGCGACAGCACCTCTTATCCTAGCATTCAGTGACGAGGGCTTAAAGTCCGCTGCGTGGGAGCCCACCACAGAAATCTGCAAGCACTTCAGATCAGGACTTTTAAATGTTTCTAGATGCTGTGGCGATTAATGAATTACAACGTCAGGTAAAGAAATTACACTTaaaggctggacacggtggctcatacctataatcccagtactttgggaggccgaagtgggcggatcacttgagcccagtttaAGACCAGcagggcaacatgatgaaaccccatctctactaaaaatacaaaaaaagtagccaggtgtggttgtgtgcacctgtagtcccagctacccaggaggctgaggtgggaggatcacttgagccctgcagtgagctgtgatcacgccactgcacttcagcctgggtgacagagtgagaacttgtctcaaaataaataaataaattaaataaataaataaataaattacagttgGTTAACatattacaaaaaaatacaactattCAGTTACTGCGGGCTTCCTATGAAATTTTTTCTCCAGGTTCTGCTGAGGATCTGTGCCTTCATATTtcaaaaaagtatttcttaaaaaaGGCTATACAGTTTCTGTAACCTTTATTTTCCTATAACCATACCTCTGTCAAAGTCTGATGCTTCTTAGCTAAAAATCACAGCAGAAGAAAAGTCCACTGCTAACAATATTGGACTCCGCCGTGGTTTGAGGTTGAGGGTGTGGATTCTGGGTTCCTACCAGCCTTTGGCTTTTACTAATGGGGCAGGTTTCTtcacctctgtgcctcagtttcttacctgtaaaatgaagatgataatacTTTGTTCAGGTCATCGAGCAGATTGAGTGATTCCGTGTGGTATTTACAACAGTGATTCACCTGTGTTTACAGTATGAATGCTTTTATTAGTGAAATGGGTCCTCAACTCAATCTGGGAGCCACGAGCTACGGTGCAGGGCTCTCGGGCATCCCCACCGTGGTGCactgcagggagggagggtgggtgggCTGCCTGGCACACTCTCACCCAGCCCCTCTGCCTGTGTGTTCTCTCTTCAGGCTGCTGCCCCGTTGGAAGATTACTCCCCAGGCTTCCCTTGCCCCAAGCAGTGAGCTGACTGGAATGGTACCCCGGGAGGCCCCTGAGTCTGCTCAGTGCCTGTGCCCTTCCCTCACCATCCCAAATGCCAAGGATGTGCTTCGGAAGAGGCACAAGAGAAGGAGCCGACAGCACCAGCGGTTCATGGCCCGGAAGGCCTTGCTGCAGGAGCAGGGGCTGCTGAGCATGCCTCCAGAACCAGGGTCCTCCCCACTGCCCACCCCTTTCGGGGCAGCGACAGCCACTGAAGCTGCCAGCAGTGGGAAGCAGTGTCTGAGGGCTGGATCTGGCGGTGCCCCATGCAGCAGAAGGCCTGCTCCCAGGAAAGCCTCAGGGCCCTTGCCCAGCAAGTGTGTGGCTATCGACTGTGAGATGGTGGGCACGGGACCCCGAGGGCGGGTGAGCGAGCTGGCCCGCTGTTCCATTGTGAGCTACCATGGCGATGTCCTCTATGACAAGTACATCAGGCCTGAGATGCCCATCGCTGACTACCGTACCCGCTGGAGTGGCATCACTCGGCAGCACATGCGCAAGGCTGTCCCCTTCCAGGTGGCCCAGAAAGAGGTAAGGGCAGGGATAGGGACTTGTTTGGGAGGTGTGGTGGGCTGGAAAGAGCCACCCTGGGTTTGAATCACCACTTTGCTTCACTGGGGGCAAGAAACCTTGGGAAAGTCACCTAACTGCTCCAAACAGTAGGTTCCTTCTCCATAGAAcaggggaaataaaaataaaatcctgaccTTGCCTCCAGATAAGGATTGCTGGCCTGTTGCACAGGGCAATGTAGAAAGGCTACACCAACTGTAAGGTGATAAATAGCTTACGTTTTAGAGTTTGCTTTCTGTTATAAAAGTTGTACGCATTGATATAAAATTTGTAAAGCCCACAGTGGCATCACGTTCAGGTATGGATGTTATGGCATATTTCCTTATGTTAGTTTCTTAGTGcttagaaaaaattaattagtGGTTGGGACCACACTGATGCACCAGGAATTCCCAAACATGCTTGACCTTAGAAACACCTAAGGCCTTTTTAACAATCTAGGATCCTTATCCCCAGTTCCCTCCATAGAGTTCCTGATCCATTAGGCTTGGGAAGGGCTCTGACCCATGTTCCAAAAAATCATCACACTGTGCAGACTTGCACCATAAAGCCACAGGGCTTAAGGGGAAATGGAGAAAGGGAACAGTATTAAAAAGGCCATCAGTGACACCCCAAAAATAAGATAGAAACCTAATAAAAAGGTAGTCCAGTTTTACgcatcttgtttctttttttttttttttttcttattccacaCATCTTAAATGGTTAAGAAATGCACAATACACCAATAAGTATGGTACTTTACCTTGAAAAAGACCTGAACTTGCTTGTGGAAACAGGAGTCAGAAAGGTTGCAGCTTGAGTTTCTGTGAAGTGGTTGAAGGAGAGTTCTTTGAAGTCAGACAGGAAGTGTGACACCAGCTGTGGATGGGTGTGGCTCATCACACAGGTGAACCAGGGTTGCTGGGAGATGTTTGGGCTGTGTGCATATTGTGTATGCCCTCTTGGCTTAGTTCAGTTGGATGCAGTTTTCTGCGTTCATTCAGTGTTTCTCAAGGATGAAATTATGCATAAGCAAAGGTGAAATTTGCATTGTTCTCAAAATGTGTCATACATCAATTGCATTGAGAAATCTGCATTTTCTAAACAAGCCTTGTAACAGAACCACTTTTTAACACTTCTGGGTTATTCTTGGGATTAGGCAAGGTTGGGAAATACTGGTGTACACTATCTCGTGTCCTACTTTTTCACATAACATTGTGGCCCGAGCATTCCTTTGAAATGATTGGAGGTTATTTTATGTATCAAGCAGGCCAATCAGTAAGAGTAGCAACAAGAGGGGAGGTGTGTGGTGAACCCTCCAGCTCCTTGGTCCCTTCCATTGACCTGGTTGGTGGTGGTCCCAAGAGCAGGACCACTTTTTGTCTGCCCAGACTGAGCCACTGTGGGGTGTGCTTCATCTCTTTCCACTTCATGGCTGACTTGGGGGGAGGGGCAGTGTGGTGAGtgaccagcatggtggcatgtccctACTATAAAGTCTCAATGCACCTTATCCATCTGCCATGAAAGCTGGGTTTAGAGATAAACATATGTTGCCAGCAGAGGTAGGCTGTGGAGGCCCGCAGCTGGTGATAAGGAGAGCCCAAGCCCAGCTAAGAGGGCTAGAGGGGGTTGCTGGCCCATGGCCCTGGGCGTGGCCTCCCTGGTGTATGAGGAGGGCCACCCAGCAGGGAAGGGAGGTACACATTGTGCAGGCAGCCAGAGCTGAGCAAGAGAGCAGGTTAAGAGGGTGAGGAGGAGTTGGTACACAGCAGGGCAAGGGGGCAGAGTCCTGAAGACAGGGATTATGGCCCTTAATGCTCATAAGAGCTGCTGCTATGGTGTGTCTACCAGTGACAGGCACGGTTCTGTTGACTTCACCCAGCTGGTCTTTATTGATCACCTCCTGTGATAAGtaaataatcaataaatgtaatgcttTCTACTACAggaaaaaggcatttttaaaaaaagaataaatgtgacGCTTTCCTTGGAGCATCACTAAGAAGTCCATCTTGGTCCCTGCACTCACAGACCTTACAGTGCGGTGGGGGAGAGTTGGGTGGAGTGGGAGGCCTGGTGACGTCTTCCAGGCTGAGAGGAGAGCCAACGCCAGCAATAGAGTTGCTTGTATCTGGTAACAGGAAGACTTCCATCCATGACCTCGTTTAGTCCTTAGAGCCACCCCACGGAATGCTGCTGGCAGTGTTCCCCTTTGACAGGTGCAGAAGACATAGGTATGCCCCTGGGTATAGACAGTAGAAGGGTCTGGGTTCAGACTTGGGGCAGCATGGTTGACTGTGGAGCTCGTGATCTCCCCACTCGGTGCTGCCTCCCTCCACAGGGATCCATGCACCTATTGGCCAGGGATTCTCAGGGCGTGTCTCCTGCCAACCTGACGGGGTGTGGGGTGACCTCCCTGACTCCTCTTTCTGCTCACAGATCCTTAAGCTCCTGAAGGGCAAGGTGGTGGTGGGGCACGCGCTGCACAACGACTTCCAGGCGCTCAAGTATGTCCACCCTCGGAGCCAGACCCGGGATACCACCTATGTCCCAAACTTCCTCAGCGAGCCCGGCCTCCACACCCGGGCCCGGGTCTCTCTAAAGGACCTAGCCCTGCAGCTGCTGCACAAGAAGATCCAGGTGCGTGGTGGGAGAGTgactggaagggagggaggcccGCCTGGCCTCCATGCCACCTGAGCCACAGACAAGGCTTTGGGCTGTGTCTCCAGCCTCCTTGTCATTCTCTTCCCTAGTCCAGGTCCAGGGACCTTGCTTAAATGGGTCTCCCTCCTGTACACGCAGCTCCAGGTGTTTCTCTCCATGATCCTTCTTCCCCAGTGTGTACTGCGATTCTCCCAGAACACATTCTCCTAGGCCGATCTCTTCCAGATCTGTCCCCTGCCTAACTCTTGGTTCTTGCATCCCTGAAGCATGGTCTCCCATCCCCTACTACCAGACATAGAGCCTTAGATCAGGAGGAGCCAGTACCTCTTGCTCCTGTTGGGCTTCACATTTATTATTCATCTGATCTGCAAGCCTTTGAAGCAAGAGATTTTTAGCATGCCTTATATTTGAGGAAAACAGGCTTGGAGAAGCTGCATGGCTTATGGTGTACAGTTGAGGTTCCATCCCTTTTCTGTGAACCTCCATTCTGAGCATATGTATTCTTGGGCCTGCACAAAGAGCCCTGGGAAACTGGCCTTGCTTCTTGGGGTAACAGGCCTCTCACTAGGCCTGCAGGCAGTGATGTGTTGGCTCTCGTCAGTAGGTGGGCCAGCACGGGCACTCATCAGTAGAAGATGCCACGACAGCCATGGAGCTCTACCGGCTGGTGGAGGTGCAGTGGGAACAGCAGGAGGCCCGCAGCCTCTGGACCTGCCCCGAGGACAGAGAACCTGACAGCAGCACAGACATGGAACAGTACATGGAGGACCAGTACTGGCCCGATGACCTGGCCCACGGCAGCAGAGGAGGAGCCAGGGAGGCACAGGACAGAAGGAATTGAGAAGGGGGCGGGGCTCCCTGGCTGGGCTTCCGGTGTGGCCGGTAGGAAGTGGGGGCCAGGAGAGCAGCGGGCACTCCTTcctgggcagggtggggcaggatgcagtgagccagccCCAGGGCCAGAGGAGTTGGGGTCATCTGTTACCTTGACACCCTCTGCTCACAGCATagccctctctctctccagggCTGTTGGTTCTTTCTCCTGACTCCTGTGGTTTTGCTAATGGCACTTTACAGACTCCATGGAGATGTCAGGTGGACCATCTTCTAGGGCCCAGCAGGAGTAGGGAATGTGCCAACAGACTGCCCAGGTTGCAGTGGCCTTCCCCACCCCCCAGATCTCCTGAGTCATCATGCTGTGCTAATGAAAGGGATCATATCATCCTCTCTGGGGATGGTGGGTGGGGGTGTCAATATCCTGGAGCTCCCTTACCCCAACTCAGTGACTTGGGGTAAAGTTCTCTTCCTTTTGTTGCCTACCTCTTCCTCCACTCATTTGGGTTCAGAATAAACATGCCCTGAAGTTAAAGAGGAGTTAAGTCCTAAAGGAGGCATTTCTTCCCCACCTCCCTGACCTGGAACTCTGGCTACAGCCATTGTAGGAACTCCGTGCCTGGCCTGTCAGCTCCCTGCTAGGCTACAGTGGAATAGCAGAGCCCACAGGCTTCTCGTGGGGAGTTGGCTCCTTAACATTCTTGGCAACAGAAAGCCCCAGGCACAGCtcagggaggagggaaggcaggTAAGCTTTGGACGAGAACTGGCATATTTATTTTGACCCAAATCAGGGATTTCCCCAGTCCGCCCAGTACTGGGCTCTTAAGCAAAAGTCTGAGAAACAAGACAGTGGTTTGAATTCTGGGGCCTTTGTGTAGGATTGTGCctgacctttatttatttattaagagcaGGGCCACTCGTCTAGGGGAGTGGAGTCTGCGTGTctcctggggctggggcagggcatTGGCAGTTATGCAGTGGCCCTGAACCTGGTCTGGTGCCCCCGAACCTGGTCTGGTGCCCCCTCAGCTCTTTGACAATCACTGTGGCTGTTGGGTTTTCtcctatttctaaaaattttctcttctttcctaagTGACAGTTTTGAAGTATTGGATAACCAAGAGCTCAGGTCACACAGACCTTGGAGCCCCATCTTTGCTTGCAGCTTAGCTTTGAGATACTAAGCAAGCGAGGGACTTCGCTCTTGAgcctgttttttcctcatctgtaaaatggggatagtggTACagcctacctcatagggttgtaaTGAGCACTAAATGTGAAgtgcttggcacagtgcctggcacatggtgagcCACAGCTACTGTGAGCTTCTGTttatcccccttttttttttaagcccaaAAAAGGGCCACAACATTGTTTATTCTTTGAGAATTTGTTGTAACTTCTTCAGGATAACACCTGAGTCCACAGGCTGAGCAGCTGTGGCCCAGACAGAACTGCTCCGGCTTGGCTGTTCCAGCAGGTGGGGCGCTGGCCTCGGTGAGGGCACAGCAGCAAGGTTCACGGATATCCGTGTGTCTTGTCTGTGGCCACCAGGCACAGGTTTGGCTTCCGGTCAGTGTCCCGACACTGTGCGGGAGGTGACAACAGAGCAAAGCagcacaggggtcagggaggtAGAGACACTGCTGAAATCACACTACCCCACCCTCAGCTGAAGCCCCACGTTCCACAAACTTGGGGTCATAGATTGTCCAGTCACTGGCTCCCTCCCTGTCAGCACAGCACAGAGGAAGGGGCTAACTGAATCTTTTACCACTTCTGGCCTGGCTCCAGAACTTTGTTCTAGATTCCTTAAAAGTCGGTAGCTGATGTCAAACTCAATTGAGCAGTAGCTTTGATCCCTTG
Proteins encoded in this window:
- the AEN gene encoding apoptosis-enhancing nuclease → MVPREAPESAQCLCPSLTIPNAKDVLRKRHKRRSRQHQRFMARKALLQEQGLLSMPPEPGSSPLPTPFGAATATEAASSGKQCLRAGSGGAPCSRRPAPRKASGPLPSKCVAIDCEMVGTGPRGRVSELARCSIVSYHGDVLYDKYIRPEMPIADYRTRWSGITRQHMRKAVPFQVAQKEILKLLKGKVVVGHALHNDFQALKYVHPRSQTRDTTYVPNFLSEPGLHTRARVSLKDLALQLLHKKIQVGQHGHSSVEDATTAMELYRLVEVQWEQQEARSLWTCPEDREPDSSTDMEQYMEDQYWPDDLAHGSRGGAREAQDRRN